In Podospora pseudopauciseta strain CBS 411.78 chromosome 2 map unlocalized CBS411.78m_2, whole genome shotgun sequence, the genomic stretch AGAAGAGAGGCAGGTCGGAATGTCACACAGAGAATCTGGACGGCAATAAACGTCTATTCTTCCCGTTCCTAGCTGCTGCATCCTCCCCGCACAGCACCGCATAATACCCAGTACCCGAAAGGAATAACGACAGACGAAAGACGGCAGAACCCAGCGAGCGGTTCATTTCTGCAACTGCAACCAAACCACATAAACTCAGACGCCACGCATCACCACAGGTAAGAGATCATCCTCACTGCTCCTCCAACCGTGCGCGTGGAGGAGGGCTACCTAAGGCAGGATGCCGTCCACTGCTGCTCGCCTTGCCCTCGCGGTTCTGGTGACAGTAACGACCTCACCGCTGGCCGCCAACGCTCTGCTGGGCACACCTGGATCACCATGCGAGAAGCACTGCAGCAACCAGCAGGACCACACGGCGCGGGATGAGATTGTTTGTGATAGGGGCAGCATAGGGAAGACAGCGGCTGGGATAGTATGGGAGAACTGCATCAATTGCCAGCTGAGGAGCAACTACACATCTGGGACCATGTCGGATCAGGCTGCTTTGCTTTGTACGTCTCCTCTGTTTTCCTTCTCATCAACATGCCTATATGGCAAGACTGATATTAACAAATCTTAGACAACCTTCGATTTGCCATGGACACCTGCCTATGGCATAGTGGCGACAGCACACCATGCACCGGATCGTaagtcaacaacccccctaaGTGTGCCTGGGCTTTGCCCGGCAGCCACGCCGCAATCCTCCCGTATGCCTCCGTGCTGACAGCGCCTCAGGACAGCATGCGGTCCGCTGGAAGATGCCGTGGAGTTTCGCAGGAATGACACTTCCGGCCGAACCCCATACGGCTTCTGTGACCTATGGGAAGAGAACTTTATTCCTCGATGCTCACCATGCCTAGTTGGTGAACAGCGAGGTCGcggcctcttcctcaacaactaCCTCTGGATCCTCGAGGCTGCTTGCGAACAGAAACCAGATCCAGGATATACCATCGCCATCCAAGGCGAAGTCTTTGGTGAAAACACCGTCACCATCGTTCCACCAGAAACCACCCTCGTCGGCGTCCCAACGCCAGATTATGGCCCTGTCTCCCTCGGCGCTAGGGTGGGCATCGCCTTTGGTGGCATTGCGCTTCTTCTTATTTTGGCCGGCTTCTTCATTGTCTGCAATggcaagagaagaagacgggCTTTTTTAAGGGAGCTGGAAAAGCGCCACGCGCAAGCAAACCACAGGTATGGTGGCGGAGGAAGTGACATGTTTGAGACACCGGTTAGTCAGCGACCACTTAGGGGGTGGGAGAATGAGAGCCCTGTCTCTGCAGCCACCGAGGCGACGGAACGGACACTACCGCGATATATCTCGCCATACACGAGCACCTACAACAGCCCCGTTTCTGGACCAGGAGGGTCGGCGACGGTAGCGGCAAACTGGCCGTCGCTGTCACCACAGCAGATGCACAGCCAACGACTGGATCAGTTATTACAGCAGCAGTCACCTGCGCACGGGTCCCCGCCACCGGCTTTTACACAGTGGCCTTCGGTTGGGCAGGAGAAGATGGTTATGCAGACGTATACGCAGCATGAGAAGCGACAGAATGAGATTGCTATCGGGCTTGCgctgggaggggatgaggcGAGCTTGAGGAGCAAGCCGTCGAATGGGACGATGAATAATGATCGGTATGGGTACCCGGTGGAGGACAAAGGGAAGCAGAGGGATGAGGTGTATGAGTTGAAGGAGGTCGAGAGTCCGTATAATGGGcagggtggggaggggatggtgcaTGGGAGTAATAATCCTTATTATCAGATGCCGAGCCCACCACAGGCACCGGTGCTGCACCACCCTGGTTATGGGAGAGCACATGGGAGTCGGCCTGGGTCGGGTGATAAGGGGGcgacggggttggggttgcagAGTGTGCCTGTCTCCTGATGGAGAGAGCGGGCGTGTTtttgttggttttggttttgaaCTGCTTTGAGCTATAATACCCGCCCCCTGAGATGATAGGGTGCATTTGGAGTTGGGTTTTGAGATGACGGGTTTTTTGTTGGGGTCTTGGATAGTGTATAAGGTTGGATATGGGTATATATTTGCGAGAAAGGGGTCGGTACATCTTCCCTGGGATGAGTAGATAGGAGATACTACCAGGTATTATGAAGGTGCTCCAGATGATGCTGTCTGTAGAGTTTAGCCACGATATTATCACATCACAGTTGCCACTTCTCAACCAAACTGCGCATCTTCATGCACCCACAGGATGTGATTAGACTGGTAGTCACACAGAGGTCTTCAGGGGGTGTCAAGACAAGGCCATGCTCCAGATGCTGGATTCCATTGTCGAGTCGCTGGCCAGTGTCTAACAACAGCGACAATTGATGGGCCCGAGCTTCTCTCAACACCGGATATCTGCATATCTACTCACGATAACAGGGCTCGAAGCCACGCCATGCCTCATCAAGTTAGCGCTCTCCCGCCAAGCCATACAGTTCCCCACATTATCTTTTTTGGCCTTCGTAAGAAAAATTTGGAGAGCTTCACTCTGAGCTGCTTGCTTTCTCTCGATCGCTTCATCTCGCCCAACACCACGGTGGACAAATCGTGCGGCTCCTGAAGACCCTCCCTCTACCAGACAGCCGTCCGAATCGTGAGCCCTTTTATTCACGGACCACCCATATCACCactgtttttcttttctcaaTTCACCTGTCCCCAAGTCGCAAATCCAGCGCGTCGAGAAAACAGACACCCGACTGACATTAGTCCCCCGCTACTtcgtcaccaacaacaacaacaaaaacaacaacaccgatCGCGAGTTGAATATATCGAATTGCGATATCCTTTACGATGTCCGTCTCCAAGGATGTCATCATGCCCTCGTCGGCTCCCGCTCCCCCTGTGAACGACAATgagcttcccctccttctgaAGGGCTACAACGACATGCTCGTCCGCACCAACCATTGGACTCCCATCCCCTATGGTTGTGCCCCCCACAAGCGTGATATCAAGTCCTACATCTCCAGCGGTGTCATCAACCTTGACAAGCCTTCCAACCCTTCCTCCCACGAGGTTGTCGCCTGGCTCAAGCGCATGCTTCGGTACGTCGTGTGTAAAATCGAGAAGAGAGATGGTTGGGAAAAGCGGCTAATGGAAAATGTGTTGTAGCGTTGAGAAGACTGGTCACTCTGGTACCCTTGATCCCAAGGTCACTGGCTGCTTGAGTAAGTTGGAGAAAAAAGCCCTATGCGATTGGATCGGTGGGGGCAAAGTTATTAACATGGTGGGAAAACAGTTGTCTGTGTTGATCGCGCTACTCGTCTCGTCAAGGCCCAGCAGGGCGCTGGTAAGGAGTACGTTTGCGTGATCCGTCTCCACGACAAGGTCCCTGGTGGCGAGGCTGCCTTCGCTCAGGCCCTCGAGACCCTCACTGGTGCTCTTTTCCAGCGGCCCCCTCTTATTTCGGCCGTCAAGCGTCAGCTCCGTATCCGTACCATCCACGAGAGCAAGCTCATTGAGTTCGACAATGACCGCCACCTTGGTGTCTTCTGGGTGTCTTGCGAGGCCGGCACCTACATCCGTACTCTCTGCGTTCACCTTGGTCTTCTCCTCGGTGTTGGCGCTCACATGCAGGAGCTTCGCCGTGTCCGCTCCGGTGTCATGTCTGAGGACGATGGCAAGCTTGTCACGCTTCACGATGTTCTCGATGCCCAGTGGGCCTACGACAACGGCGGTGACGAAACCCTCCTTCGCAAGGTCATCCACCCCCTGGAGACTCTCTTGTGCACTTACAAGCGTCTCGTTGTTAAGGATACCGCTGTCAACGCCATCTGCTACGGTGCCAAGCTCACGTTGCCCGGTCTATTGAGATACTCCAAGGACATTGATGTGCACGAGGAGGTtgttctcatcaccaccaagggtGAGGCTATTGCTATTGGTATTGCGCAGATGAGCACTGTCGAGATGTCGACCTGCGACCACGGCGTCGTCGCCAAGGTCAAGCGCTGCATCATGGAGCGCGACCTTTATCCCCGCCGCTGGGGTCTCGGCCCTACTGCcattgagaagaagaagttgaagTCCGATGGCAAGCTTGACAAGTATGGCCGCGCCAATGAGaacacccccgccgcctGGAAGGCCAGCTACCAGGATTACTCTGAGTCCCAGCAGGGCGCTGAGGCTGCCGCccaggaggctgctgcccctcccacccctgtCAAGGCTGCTGAGCCCGCTGCCGTTCCGGCCGCTTCCTCTCCTGttagggaggagaaggaaaagaagcgcAAGAGCAAGCACGAGGGCGAGACCGCCGAAGAGAAGGCGGAGcgcaagaaggccaagaaggaaaagaaggagaagaagtccaagaagGATGCTGAGGATAGCGAGTAATGGATTTTTGAGATGCTCtgatcttcttttttttctctgtcGGTTTGCACACACAACCTCTGGGCGTTTTTATTTGGGGGCTGGTCAAGGGAAAAATCGGAGGGCGTTTTGGGAGTTTTTGTCCTGTCTGATTATCATGGCATACAGCTTGTTGGGGTAGCACGTTATGCATTATACCTGGAGCTTTGCGAGTTTGTGtcgggggtggcggtggatgTCTATATAGCTGTATGTAGTAAGAATGGAGAGTTGTACGATATATTTTGGGTGTGATGGGAATGGTTGTGGCTTTGACACGAGTGATTGTTTGTGGTGTCTTGACAGCATCTCCAACACCTTGAAGTTCTCAACTCCAAGCATAACCATGATTTTGTATGCTCCATGCTGAATATCTTCTTGGAGATTTGCAGCCACATGATTTACGATTGTTGACTATGAATTGAGAATGGCTTCATATACTTTGAATACGGCTTGACGGAACATTGTACAAACAGCGGGTTTTTAGCTCAGTTGGGAGAGCGTCAGACTGAGGTCAAAACTTCGTTTTTATCGGTTAAAATGATATCCCGAGAAATTGGGTATCAGAAAGACAATCTGAAGCTCGTGTGTTCGATCCACACAAACAGCACTGTTTTCCTTTTGGGCATTTTCACTTCCCAAGCCATGTTTGACTTTTTGTCTTTGGGAGGTCTTCAATCTATATGTTGAGCTAAAGAGCTCAACATGTCAACTTCTGGCTCGGCAACTCTTACCTGCCCGCTGGGATTCGGAAAGAGAGGTCGAGGTTTCATCACGGCATCACG encodes the following:
- the CBF5 gene encoding centromere/microtubule-binding protein cbf5 (COG:J; EggNog:ENOG503NVVD); this translates as MSVSKDVIMPSSAPAPPVNDNELPLLLKGYNDMLVRTNHWTPIPYGCAPHKRDIKSYISSGVINLDKPSNPSSHEVVAWLKRMLRVEKTGHSGTLDPKVTGCLIVCVDRATRLVKAQQGAGKEYVCVIRLHDKVPGGEAAFAQALETLTGALFQRPPLISAVKRQLRIRTIHESKLIEFDNDRHLGVFWVSCEAGTYIRTLCVHLGLLLGVGAHMQELRRVRSGVMSEDDGKLVTLHDVLDAQWAYDNGGDETLLRKVIHPLETLLCTYKRLVVKDTAVNAICYGAKLTLPGLLRYSKDIDVHEEVVLITTKGEAIAIGIAQMSTVEMSTCDHGVVAKVKRCIMERDLYPRRWGLGPTAIEKKKLKSDGKLDKYGRANENTPAAWKASYQDYSESQQGAEAAAQEAAAPPTPVKAAEPAAVPAASSPVREEKEKKRKSKHEGETAEEKAERKKAKKEKKEKKSKKDAEDSE
- a CDS encoding uncharacterized protein (EggNog:ENOG503P4AI), which encodes MPSTAARLALAVLVTVTTSPLAANALLGTPGSPCEKHCSNQQDHTARDEIVCDRGSIGKTAAGIVWENCINCQLRSNYTSGTMSDQAALLYNLRFAMDTCLWHSGDSTPCTGSTACGPLEDAVEFRRNDTSGRTPYGFCDLWEENFIPRCSPCLVGEQRGRGLFLNNYLWILEAACEQKPDPGYTIAIQGEVFGENTVTIVPPETTLVGVPTPDYGPVSLGARVGIAFGGIALLLILAGFFIVCNGKRRRRAFLRELEKRHAQANHRYGGGGSDMFETPVSQRPLRGWENESPVSAATEATERTLPRYISPYTSTYNSPVSGPGGSATVAANWPSLSPQQMHSQRLDQLLQQQSPAHGSPPPAFTQWPSVGQEKMVMQTYTQHEKRQNEIAIGLALGGDEASLRSKPSNGTMNNDRYGYPVEDKGKQRDEVYELKEVESPYNGQGGEGMVHGSNNPYYQMPSPPQAPVLHHPGYGRAHGSRPGSGDKGATGLGLQSVPVS